A stretch of Henckelia pumila isolate YLH828 chromosome 4, ASM3356847v2, whole genome shotgun sequence DNA encodes these proteins:
- the LOC140864745 gene encoding lipoyl synthase 2, mitochondrial has translation MNSLATRSLKSKSSLFSLTRFTQFLSTIPSPPLSDSQSYPPTLDGLRRRLAAESPTLAHFTKLQFEDHYSVEVGTKKKPLPKPKWMKESIPGGEKYTQIKKRLRELKLHTVCEEAKCPNLGECWSGGETGTATATIMILGDTCTRGCRFCNVKTSRTPPPPDPNEPTNVAEAIVSWGLDYVVITSVDRDDLPDQGSGHFAETVQKLKKMKPTMLVEALVPDFRGDPDCVEKVAKSGLDVFAHNIETVEELQSVVRDHRANFKQSLDVLVMAKDYAFPGTLTKTSIMLGCGETPDQVVKTMEKVRAAGVDVMTFGQYMRPSKRHMPVSEYITPEAFEKYRILGMQMGFRYVASGPMVRSSYKAGEFYIKSMIESDRATSFSQASMSGP, from the exons ATGAATTCCCTCGCCACTCGATCTCTGAAATCCAAATCTTCACTTTTCAGTCTCACAAGATTCACCCAATTTTTATCCACAATCCCGTCTCCGCCGCTATCCGATTCCCAAAGTTACCCGCCAACTCTCGACGGTTTGCGCCGCAGACTGGCTGCGGAGTCACCTACGCTAGCCCACTTCACAAAGCTTCAATTCGAAGACCATTATTCGGTGGAGGTTGGCACGAAGAAGAAGCCACTGCCGAAGCCCAAATGGATGAAGGAGTCGATCCCAGGGGGCGAAAAGTACACTCAGATCAAGAAAAGGCTCAGGGAATTGAAATTGCACACGGTTTGCGAGGAGGCGAAGTGTCCTAATTTGGGGGAATGCTGGTCCGGTGGCGAAACGGGAACCGCTACTGCCACGATCATGATTCTTGGTGATACGTGTACTCGGGGCTGTAG ATTTTGCAATGTAAAGACTTCACGCACTCCCCCTCCACCTGACCCAAATGAGCCTACAAATGTGGCTGAGGCTATTGTTTCCTGGGGTTTGGATTATGTGGTCATTACTAGTGTTGATCGGGATGATTTACCTGATCAAGGAAGTGGTCATTTTGCAGAGACCGTGCAGAAATTGAAGAAAATGAAGCCAACTATGCTTGTAGAGGCTTTGG TTCCTGATTTCCGAGGTGACCCCGATTGCGTCGAGAAAGTTGCCAAATCTGGATTAGACGTATTTGCACATAACATTGAAACTGTCGAGGAACTTCAGAGTGTGGTACGCGATCACCGTGCTAATTTTAAGCAATCCTTGGATGTTTTGGTAATGGCAAAGGACTACGCCTTCCCTGGTACCCTTACTAAAACTTCAATAATGTTGGGGTGTGGAGAAACACCTGACCAAGTTGTGAAAACTATGGAGAAAGTGAGGGCAGCTGGTGTTGATGTAATGACATTTGGTCAGTATATGCGACCATCCAAACGTCACATGCCAGTCTCAGAATACATCACCCCTGAGGCCTTTGAGAAATATAGAATTCTTGGCATGCAAATG GGATTCCGATATGTTGCATCTGGGCCAATGGTGAGGTCCTCATACAAAGCTGGGGAATTCTATATTAAATCTATGATAGAATCGGATCGTGCCACATCTTTTTCACAGGCTTCCATGTCTGGACCTTGA